CATTGCTTTTAAGATCCCTTTAAAGTCTGTGCTGTTTCGCCGTTCGATCGCTAACTGCTCTTTGAAAAAGACAAGCTGATCACCTGTTAATTCTAATTGCTCCTTATAGTTAGTATCGATCGCTTGTAGGGCTTCCTCATATTTTTCCTTGAGCATAGTCCAAGTTTTGCAATCTCTAGGACTAATCCATGGCTTTGTAGGATCAATCTGCGTCATGAATTTAACTATAAAACCATTGATTTGTTGTTCGATCCCTTGAATCTCTAGTCCTTGGCCATTATTTGCAGCTTTAAAATTCTCCAAGGCGATCGATAAGGCTTGCCAGTCGATTCCATTCTCTTCCGAGAAAAAAAGATTTATTGTGTTCGTATACTGCTGAACTAGGACTGCAAACTCGCCAGGTTTGAAAAACTCATTCTCATTCTTAGGCAGGCGATCCAAAAAATAAATTGACTCTTGCGCTTCTTCATCCCATCCAGACCAGGTCAAATAAACAAATTCACAATCAACTTGATCAAATCTTGTCTCTTCATCGATTGTCCAACCTTGAATACAAGCACCAGTTAGACAAGCTTTGTAAAACCTTGCTCCGGAGGCATTTGAGCCACTGAGTTCTGTCCCTCTGAGATCAGCTCCCCAGAAGTCCGCCTCATGTAATTGTGTACAACTGAGATCCGCATCGCATAGATCCGCACCGCTAAAGTCAGCGCTGAAAAAACCACCTTGATACAGATAAGCTTTACTAAGATTTGCACCATCAAAATTAGCAAAATAGCCGGCAGCGCAAAAAAAATCAACATTGCTGAGATTGGCTGCACTAAAATTTGTGAAATAAAGATTGGTATTTTCCAGCTTAGCTCTATGTAGGTTTGCACCAGAAAGGTCAGAAGAACTTAGGGTTGCATCAGTCAGGTTTACTCCTTGCAGATCAACACCGCTAAGGTCAGCATTCTGCACATCAAATCTTTGTCCATTTGCGCCAAAAGATTTAAGCCAGATTTCATGTTGCTTAAGCTTCTCTTCAATTTCCAGAACTGACAACTTCTTCATCAGCCAAGCCGCTAAATTTCTTGAAAATCCTTATCCCATTATCACCCAACCCAACCAGCAAAAACACCCACATAAAACTAGTCCCTATCCAAACAACCCAGAGGGCAAAATGGCTAGGGAACCTAGAAAAATATTCAATTTTGAAGCGAATTATTATTCTTAGCTGTTTTCAGAGTAAATATCAGGCACTAAATCGTGATTATGGCTGTATTCATCGATTTAGCAACTAATCCTAAACAAACCTAATTATCAGCAGGTGGCTGCCAAGTATGAGTAGTAGCTTCCTCAACACTGAGGCCAACCTTATTCGCGGCACGAGCCAAAACTCGATCCTTGCTGACTCTGTCTTCGTAGCGATTGCGGATCGCCAATCTGCGAGCTTGTTGTCTAATCGTCATTTCTCCCTCCCGAAAATTAATGCATTTAATGTGAACTTATTTATTTACTGAGGCCAGAGTTTAAGACGGTCTTGGATTCTGGCTTAATTGAGGTTTACGAATTATTTAATCTCCGCAAAATAGCTCAATCTATCTTCAACTTAAGCTAACTTAGTTAATAGTTAGTTAATGTGAGCCTTCCAGGTGTGGGAAGTAGCTTCTTCAACACTTAAGCCAACCTTATTAGCCGCACGGGTAAGCACCTTCTCTTGACGCACTTTGTCTTGATTGCGATTTTGGGCTGCCATCCGGCGGGCTTGTTCTCTAATGTTCATAGTTAATGACTCCTTAACCTTTGCTTTTGACACAATCATCATAACGCGAAACTGTATAAAAAGCTACCGAATACCCAGTTAAATTGTTAATTTTTGGTCAACTTTTGTTAAGATGCGCCTTTGGGTACACTCTTGTTTAGCGCTACAGTTCAATTTGAGGTACAAAGGAGATCCTGCTTACTCAAGCATTTAGATAGTAGAATAATGCTCTAATCTGCGCTTATTAAGAGATAGACCACTCTATCTTGGAATAGAGGTCGTCATGAAATGTCTACTAATCGTCCGTTAATTAGCAAATGATTAGCAAAATTTGCCTCTAGCTGAAATCTAGTCAAATTAACCACACCACATTATGGCAAGCTGAGTAATTGGGCATGCGATCGCCCCCATTACCAGAAATTAATCGCAATAAATTAATAACCTAACTATCCTCGCTCACTACGCCACGCGCAAATATGGAAGAACTATTCGCTCACTTACGTGAAGAGCCGATCGCTACTTTTGCGATCATGCTCGCCATCATTCTGATCATCCCGCCATTGTTTGAAAAGCTCAAACTGCCCGGTTTGCTGGGTTTACTGCTAGCTGGGTTGCTAGTGGGGCCAAATGTGTTGCACGTAGTCTCGATCGAATCAGAGGCAATGGAGTTGCTTTCGGATATTGGTCTGGTCTATTTAATGTTTGTGGCTGGCCTGGAGATCGACATTGAGCAATTCAATCGCACCAAGGATCGCGCGGCTACGTTTGGTGCTTTTACCTTTTTCTTCCCCCTGATCGCAGGGGCGCTAATTGGTAGGCTGTTTGGTTTTGGTTGGAATGCCTCGATTTTGC
The sequence above is a segment of the Pseudanabaena sp. PCC 7367 genome. Coding sequences within it:
- a CDS encoding pentapeptide repeat-containing protein, with product MKKLSVLEIEEKLKQHEIWLKSFGANGQRFDVQNADLSGVDLQGVNLTDATLSSSDLSGANLHRAKLENTNLYFTNFSAANLSNVDFFCAAGYFANFDGANLSKAYLYQGGFFSADFSGADLCDADLSCTQLHEADFWGADLRGTELSGSNASGARFYKACLTGACIQGWTIDEETRFDQVDCEFVYLTWSGWDEEAQESIYFLDRLPKNENEFFKPGEFAVLVQQYTNTINLFFSEENGIDWQALSIALENFKAANNGQGLEIQGIEQQINGFIVKFMTQIDPTKPWISPRDCKTWTMLKEKYEEALQAIDTNYKEQLELTGDQLVFFKEQLAIERRNSTDFKGILKAMSNQQSSKYDLRGAQIGNLADTVKDNARQQTNQYNYAPAQKQTLAEAAAEIQQLLDQLAANNPTETVTDRAIVASKAIEVIEKNPTQKEKIVKALRVGGIAALKQMVKPVSEPITNVLFPMLEELTKN